One window of the bacterium genome contains the following:
- a CDS encoding acyl carrier protein: MSPNLSADEIRAKVLSYLSDIAPEIDPKALNPALPLREQTEIDSVDFLRFVTLLYEGLKINVPEADYAKLDTLDHIVAYLAAQTPKS; the protein is encoded by the coding sequence ATGAGCCCGAACCTTTCCGCCGATGAGATCCGCGCCAAGGTCCTCTCTTACTTGAGCGACATCGCCCCCGAGATCGATCCCAAGGCATTGAATCCCGCCCTCCCCCTCCGCGAGCAGACGGAGATCGACTCCGTGGATTTCTTGCGCTTCGTCACCCTCCTCTACGAGGGCCTGAAGATCAACGTCCCTGAGGCGGATTACGCCAAGCTCGATACCCTCGATCACATCGTCGCGTATCTGGCCGCCCAAACGCCAAAGTCATGA